One genomic window of Vibrio mangrovi includes the following:
- the guaB gene encoding IMP dehydrogenase has product MLRIAKEALTFDDVLLVPAHSTVLPNTADLKTRLTKNITLNIPMISASMDTVTEARLAIALAQEGGIGFIHKNMSIEQQAAQVRQVKIYEAGIVTSPVTVQPEQTIADVMALTEKHGFAGFPVVSENNELVGIITGRDVRFVTDLTKKVSAVMTPKERLAAVKEGASRAEVQEKMHQARVEKVLVVNDEFQLTGMITAKDFHKAEIAPNACKDDQGRLRVGAAVGAGAGNEERVQALVEAGVDVLLIDSSHGHSEGVLQRIRDTRAAFPDLDIIGGNVATAEGARALIEAGVSAVKVGIGPGSICTTRIVTGVGVPQISAIGDAASVANEYGIPVIGDGGIRFSGDICKAIAAGASCVMVGSMFAGTEEAPGEVILYQGRSYKSYRGMGSLGAMSKGSSDRYFQSDNAADKLVPEGIEGRIAYKGLLKEIVHQQMGGLRSCMGLTGSATIEDLRTKAEFVRISGAGIQESHVHDVQITKEAPNYRLGS; this is encoded by the coding sequence ATGCTACGAATCGCCAAAGAAGCTTTGACTTTTGATGACGTGTTGCTCGTCCCTGCCCATTCAACTGTTCTCCCGAATACTGCCGATCTAAAAACCCGGCTAACCAAAAATATCACGCTGAATATTCCTATGATTTCTGCGTCTATGGATACGGTAACTGAGGCCCGTCTTGCGATTGCTCTGGCGCAGGAAGGTGGGATTGGTTTTATTCATAAGAATATGTCAATCGAGCAGCAGGCTGCTCAGGTTCGTCAGGTAAAAATCTACGAAGCAGGTATTGTGACATCTCCTGTCACAGTTCAGCCGGAACAAACCATTGCTGATGTGATGGCTCTGACAGAAAAACATGGTTTTGCCGGTTTCCCTGTTGTCAGTGAGAATAATGAATTAGTTGGTATCATCACTGGTCGTGATGTTCGTTTCGTTACCGACCTGACGAAAAAAGTTTCTGCTGTGATGACGCCAAAAGAACGTCTGGCAGCTGTGAAAGAAGGCGCTTCCCGCGCTGAAGTTCAGGAAAAAATGCATCAGGCCCGCGTTGAGAAAGTTCTGGTTGTGAATGATGAATTTCAGCTCACCGGTATGATTACAGCAAAAGATTTCCATAAAGCAGAAATTGCACCAAATGCCTGTAAAGATGATCAGGGACGTTTACGTGTCGGTGCTGCTGTCGGAGCCGGAGCTGGAAACGAAGAGCGTGTTCAGGCGTTGGTTGAAGCTGGTGTCGATGTGTTACTGATTGACTCATCCCACGGTCATTCTGAAGGTGTTCTTCAACGCATTCGTGATACGCGTGCTGCTTTCCCTGATCTGGATATTATCGGCGGAAATGTTGCAACTGCTGAAGGTGCCCGTGCGTTGATTGAAGCTGGTGTCAGCGCAGTAAAAGTTGGTATTGGCCCTGGTTCTATCTGTACAACCCGGATTGTTACCGGTGTTGGTGTACCACAAATTTCAGCGATTGGTGATGCAGCATCTGTGGCTAATGAATACGGAATTCCAGTGATTGGTGATGGTGGTATCCGCTTCTCTGGTGATATCTGTAAAGCAATTGCGGCCGGTGCATCCTGTGTCATGGTTGGCTCAATGTTCGCCGGTACAGAAGAAGCGCCGGGAGAAGTTATTCTTTATCAGGGACGTTCTTATAAATCATACCGCGGTATGGGATCTCTGGGTGCAATGTCGAAAGGTTCTTCTGACCGTTACTTCCAGTCTGATAATGCTGCGGATAAGCTGGTTCCTGAAGGTATCGAAGGGCGTATCGCATATAAAGGCCTGCTCAAAGAAATTGTTCACCAGCAAATGGGCGGACTGCGTTCTTGTATGGGACTGACAGGTTCTGCAACCATTGAAGATCTTCGTACCAAGGCTGAATTTGTCCGGATTTCCGGCGCAGGAATTCAGGAATCTCACGTCCATGATGTTCAGATTACCAAAGAAGCACCAAACTATCGTTTAGGATCATAA